A region from the Bacteroidota bacterium genome encodes:
- a CDS encoding DUF1211 domain-containing protein, producing the protein MKPETKIPVTRIEAFSDGVIAIIITVMVFDLKLPEIAGSQQLIREFTGLLPKLFSYLLSFVFLSIMWMNHHQLFHHISHSTRTLIWYNMFLLFGMSLVPFGTSFVGTNPGMWQAYTLYGLIFSMCVLAFILLRKYLINNDLTKHPHSRILHLKINRKNYLALSLYLTASAVAFLSIYASLVLLLLVPAMYVLNNGGDNSKNVAH; encoded by the coding sequence ATGAAACCAGAAACAAAAATACCCGTCACACGCATCGAGGCATTCAGCGATGGCGTGATTGCCATCATCATCACGGTGATGGTTTTCGATTTAAAGCTGCCTGAAATTGCAGGAAGCCAACAGTTGATCCGGGAATTTACCGGCCTGTTGCCAAAATTGTTTTCCTACCTGCTCAGCTTTGTGTTTCTGTCGATTATGTGGATGAATCACCATCAGCTGTTTCATCATATTTCGCACAGCACCCGCACCCTCATCTGGTACAATATGTTCCTCCTTTTCGGGATGAGTCTTGTACCTTTCGGCACCAGTTTCGTGGGTACCAATCCCGGCATGTGGCAGGCCTACACACTTTACGGACTTATTTTTTCGATGTGCGTGCTGGCTTTTATTCTTCTACGCAAATATTTGATTAACAACGATCTGACAAAACATCCTCACAGCCGGATTCTTCATCTAAAGATAAACAGAAAGAATTATCTGGCCCTGAGTTTGTATCTAACTGCTTCAGCAGTAGCGTTTTTGTCCATCTATGCATCCCTGGTATTATTGCTTCTGGTGCCTGCAATGTATGTACTCAACAACGGCGGGGATAATTCAAAAAATGTTGCTCACTAA
- a CDS encoding SGNH/GDSL hydrolase family protein, whose translation MKTKHLFIFMLPLIISWQCSSPSQNTNNKMNGKHFDQIIVFGDGLSDMGQWGKLTDYRYPPSSAGFFESRWTNGPTWVEYFAADLGLNLGMENNLALGGATTGFYNINEPIKPLLGLGADVSLPGMLAQVQQYLTDHPVIGTKTLVVLWAGGHDIGSYLDFGQPDLGQYPPANNFRTAVEMLARAGARHFFIGTMPDMGYTPVYFGTSKQQEASALCRALNEGLAALAAEAEGTETHIYLFDGAGVFAKIAAMPSEYGIEYLDAYLPYEIIDFNNPLAEPTVRIPNKEKGLDPDLFMNWWAVSASRKVHKIIADEAIDFLNTKLQ comes from the coding sequence ATGAAAACAAAACACCTCTTCATTTTCATGCTGCCGCTGATAATCAGCTGGCAGTGCAGTTCACCATCACAAAACACCAACAACAAGATGAACGGGAAGCATTTTGATCAAATCATCGTTTTTGGCGATGGCCTCAGCGATATGGGCCAGTGGGGTAAGCTCACGGATTATCGCTATCCACCATCTTCGGCTGGCTTTTTTGAAAGCCGCTGGACCAACGGACCTACCTGGGTGGAATATTTTGCAGCAGATCTTGGACTGAACCTCGGTATGGAAAACAATCTGGCACTGGGTGGGGCGACAACGGGGTTTTACAACATCAACGAGCCGATCAAGCCTTTGCTTGGCCTTGGTGCGGATGTTTCTTTGCCCGGTATGCTGGCGCAGGTGCAGCAATACCTGACAGACCATCCGGTTATCGGAACAAAAACACTTGTTGTGCTATGGGCAGGCGGACATGACATTGGGAGTTATCTCGATTTCGGACAGCCCGACCTCGGACAGTATCCTCCGGCAAATAATTTCCGCACAGCTGTTGAAATGCTGGCCAGGGCAGGCGCCAGGCACTTCTTTATTGGCACAATGCCCGATATGGGTTACACTCCGGTTTACTTTGGCACAAGCAAGCAGCAGGAGGCTTCGGCGCTTTGCAGGGCGCTCAATGAAGGGCTTGCAGCGCTTGCCGCTGAAGCCGAAGGCACCGAAACACACATTTACCTGTTTGATGGCGCCGGGGTTTTCGCAAAAATTGCCGCCATGCCTTCCGAATATGGCATCGAATACCTTGACGCTTACCTGCCATACGAGATTATCGACTTTAACAACCCGCTCGCTGAGCCCACAGTCAGGATACCCAACAAAGAAAAAGGCCTTGATCCGGACTTGTTCATGAACTGGTGGGCTGTGTCGGCAAGCAGGAAAGTTCACAAAATCATCGCGGATGAGGCTATTGACTTTTTAAACACTAAATTGCAGTAA
- a CDS encoding sodium-dependent bicarbonate transport family permease encodes MDINILISNLTNPPLLYFVLGAIAVLVKSDLAIPENSVKFISLYLLFAIGFKGGQELAISGIDNEVLGGLIFGLLLSAAIPVYVFFLLRRRLSAEDAGAVAACYGSVSAVTFVTAVSFLEALEISFGGHMVAVMALMESPAIITGVVLMRLYSSEAQKSESLGSIVKHSFTNGSVLMILGSLVIGFLSDPSQAQGIKPFTTDIFKGFLAIFLLEMGMVTARRLGSFRRYGFYLTALAVVLPLFNGMLIAFLSGFVTPSEGDRLMFAVLAASASYIAVPAAMKIAAPTADPGLYIPMSLGITFPVNITIGLPLYLTVVMNT; translated from the coding sequence ATGGATATCAACATACTGATTTCAAATCTGACCAACCCTCCCCTGCTCTACTTCGTACTGGGTGCCATTGCGGTATTAGTAAAAAGCGACCTGGCCATACCCGAAAACTCGGTGAAGTTCATCTCGTTGTACCTGTTGTTTGCCATCGGTTTTAAGGGTGGACAGGAGCTGGCGATCAGCGGCATTGACAATGAAGTGCTTGGCGGCCTGATTTTCGGTCTGTTACTCTCGGCTGCCATTCCGGTTTATGTGTTTTTCCTGCTCAGGCGGAGGCTTTCGGCCGAAGATGCCGGAGCAGTTGCAGCATGCTATGGTTCGGTGAGTGCCGTAACTTTTGTAACTGCTGTTTCGTTTCTCGAGGCGCTTGAGATCAGTTTTGGCGGACACATGGTGGCGGTCATGGCGTTGATGGAATCGCCGGCCATCATCACAGGTGTGGTGCTGATGCGGCTCTACAGCAGCGAGGCGCAAAAGTCGGAAAGCTTGGGCAGCATCGTCAAACACTCCTTTACCAACGGCAGTGTGCTCATGATTCTGGGCAGTCTCGTCATCGGCTTTCTTTCCGACCCGAGCCAGGCACAAGGCATCAAGCCCTTTACCACCGATATATTCAAGGGGTTCCTTGCCATCTTCCTGCTCGAAATGGGCATGGTCACCGCCCGCCGGCTGGGGTCGTTCCGCCGCTATGGATTTTATCTGACTGCTTTGGCCGTTGTGTTGCCCTTGTTCAATGGGATGCTCATAGCTTTCCTCAGCGGTTTTGTTACCCCATCGGAAGGCGACAGGCTGATGTTTGCCGTCCTGGCAGCCAGTGCCTCCTATATTGCCGTGCCGGCAGCCATGAAGATTGCTGCACCAACCGCCGATCCCGGCTTGTATATCCCCATGTCGCTGGGCATCACCTTCCCGGTGAATATCACCATTGGTCTGCCCCTCTACCTGACCGTGGTGATGAATACCTGA
- a CDS encoding hydrogenase, whose product MIIKKNFNPVKVLQYVRAELLFSVAIATLVYIMHNQGISAIALPFSVSAILGSALAIFIAFRNNSAYGRWWEARSLWSGILNSSRVLARLVITFTDSHAHQQNYDRERSEKFKKAMIYRIIAWAHALRLHLRRQEDWNTIKPLLSEEEYNDMLQSHNKPNFLHLAMGRDIYKAMANGTLGGFDSFQMEGQLLALANFQAGSERIKNTPLLRQYDYFTRLFLYVFMFLLPFSLVRDFTTMGTPWLMIPVSVVICFVFAIIGKVGEVNENPFENKITDVPLTYICNNIERDLREMLGEQDLPPKVVPDKGFLF is encoded by the coding sequence ATGATTATCAAGAAAAACTTCAATCCGGTAAAGGTGTTGCAATATGTGCGCGCCGAACTTTTGTTTTCGGTGGCCATTGCCACACTTGTTTATATCATGCACAACCAGGGCATCAGTGCCATTGCGCTGCCTTTTAGTGTTTCGGCTATTCTTGGCAGTGCCCTGGCCATTTTTATTGCATTTCGCAACAACAGTGCGTATGGTCGCTGGTGGGAGGCCCGCAGTCTGTGGAGTGGCATCCTGAATTCGAGTCGGGTGCTGGCGCGCTTGGTCATCACTTTCACCGACAGCCATGCCCATCAGCAAAATTATGACCGGGAGCGAAGCGAAAAGTTTAAAAAAGCGATGATTTACAGAATTATCGCATGGGCACATGCCTTGCGCCTTCATCTGCGCCGCCAGGAAGACTGGAACACCATTAAACCCCTGTTGTCTGAGGAGGAATACAACGACATGCTCCAGTCGCACAACAAACCTAACTTTCTTCATCTGGCGATGGGCCGCGACATTTACAAGGCGATGGCCAATGGTACACTTGGAGGCTTCGACAGTTTTCAGATGGAAGGGCAATTGCTGGCATTGGCCAATTTTCAGGCCGGTAGCGAGCGCATCAAAAACACTCCTTTGCTCAGACAATACGACTATTTCACGAGGCTTTTCCTTTATGTGTTCATGTTTTTGCTGCCGTTTTCGCTCGTGAGGGACTTTACCACGATGGGCACGCCCTGGCTGATGATTCCGGTGAGTGTGGTCATCTGCTTTGTGTTTGCAATCATTGGCAAGGTGGGCGAGGTGAACGAAAATCCGTTCGAAAACAAAATCACCGATGTGCCGCTCACTTACATCTGCAACAACATCGAGCGCGACCTTCGCGAAATGCTTGGCGAACAAGACCTTCCTCCGAAGGTAGTCCCCGATAAAGGTTTTCTCTTCTAA
- a CDS encoding type 1 glutamine amidotransferase domain-containing protein, with amino-acid sequence MTAIQEKSAYVHPHGAPSRGKILMVASSPSVSAQTGWPIGFWAAELTHPLYVFQEAGYEVELVSTQGGKLEMDGYSNPTDPSGYSAHDIITLGYMQKAKFNQMLENTKKLTEVNPAGYDAIFLVGGQGPMYTFRGNKELEKLFVSFYEAGKPAAAVCHSTTLLLEARTSDGQLLVKGKTWTGFADAEEEYADQAVGMKIQPYRIETEARKIEGTHFKVAAPFASFAIKDGNLITGQQQNSGAAAARMVVEMLEEKA; translated from the coding sequence AAAAGTGCTTACGTACATCCACACGGTGCTCCGTCGAGGGGCAAGATTCTTATGGTAGCCAGCTCACCTTCGGTGTCGGCTCAGACAGGCTGGCCCATCGGCTTTTGGGCTGCCGAACTCACCCATCCGCTTTATGTATTCCAGGAAGCCGGTTATGAGGTTGAACTGGTCTCGACCCAGGGCGGCAAGCTCGAGATGGACGGTTATTCCAATCCTACCGACCCCAGCGGTTATTCGGCACACGACATCATTACCTTAGGTTATATGCAAAAGGCTAAGTTTAACCAGATGCTGGAAAACACCAAAAAACTCACGGAGGTGAACCCTGCCGGTTACGATGCCATCTTTCTGGTTGGCGGACAAGGCCCCATGTACACATTCCGTGGAAACAAGGAACTCGAAAAACTCTTTGTGAGCTTCTACGAAGCCGGCAAACCAGCAGCTGCCGTGTGCCACTCCACTACTTTGCTGCTCGAAGCCCGCACTTCGGATGGTCAACTGCTGGTTAAAGGCAAAACCTGGACAGGATTTGCCGATGCCGAAGAGGAATATGCCGACCAGGCTGTAGGCATGAAGATTCAGCCTTACCGCATTGAGACAGAGGCACGCAAAATTGAGGGAACCCATTTCAAGGTAGCCGCTCCCTTTGCTTCGTTCGCAATAAAAGATGGCAATCTGATCACGGGCCAGCAACAAAATTCGGGTGCTGCTGCAGCCCGTATGGTAGTTGAGATGCTCGAAGAAAAAGCCTGA
- a CDS encoding insulinase family protein yields the protein MFQSSETLERSRQPEIRQAAMPRFPDYPLVNMNCGARAVILNDPEADGVRLEFVLPAGSSREAQPLAAQFTIALLREGTQAHPGTRLIKKLDRHGAFVELQASADYAWLTAYAHKRNVASILPLLGEMLTSPELKEKPFQLYRKRQLTRFRTEMLRTRTLASRSFRKLLYADSCYSNVPEESDYLTLKPDDIREFYHTRYGARGMWVIAAGNIGEQWLHTLDNQLAGFVGQGPDFVLTPPGTNAATGQHYVQKADALQSSIVMGRLVVDRRHPDFAALSLTNTILGGYFGSRLMSNLREDKGYTYGIYSQIQSQELATQLTISADVGAEVTAQALDQIRFELRRLQHEAVPDQELELVKNYLSGSYAQALDGVFNQALRLRGLLPVGLGLNYYENLMHEIQQTDAAKVMEIARKYLDPDQMLCVVAGNQAVDN from the coding sequence ATGTTCCAAAGCAGTGAGACCCTCGAACGCAGCCGCCAGCCGGAAATAAGGCAAGCCGCCATGCCCCGATTTCCGGATTATCCGCTGGTGAATATGAACTGTGGCGCAAGGGCAGTCATCCTGAACGATCCGGAAGCCGATGGCGTAAGGCTTGAGTTTGTGCTTCCGGCCGGAAGTTCCCGGGAAGCGCAACCCCTTGCTGCGCAGTTCACCATTGCCCTGCTTCGCGAAGGAACCCAGGCGCATCCGGGAACCAGGCTGATCAAAAAGCTTGACAGGCATGGCGCTTTCGTCGAGCTGCAAGCTTCGGCCGATTATGCCTGGCTGACTGCCTACGCCCACAAACGGAATGTTGCCTCCATCCTGCCCCTGCTGGGCGAGATGCTAACCAGCCCGGAGCTGAAAGAAAAACCGTTTCAACTGTACCGGAAAAGACAGCTCACACGCTTCCGTACCGAAATGTTGCGCACGCGCACCCTGGCCTCACGCAGCTTCCGCAAACTGCTCTATGCAGATAGTTGTTACAGCAATGTGCCGGAAGAATCTGATTATCTGACACTAAAGCCCGACGACATTCGTGAATTCTACCACACACGCTACGGCGCCCGGGGCATGTGGGTGATTGCCGCCGGCAACATCGGTGAGCAATGGTTGCACACCCTCGACAATCAGCTGGCGGGTTTTGTGGGTCAAGGGCCGGACTTTGTCCTTACGCCGCCTGGCACCAATGCAGCCACAGGTCAGCATTACGTGCAAAAAGCCGACGCCCTGCAGTCGAGTATCGTCATGGGCCGGCTGGTGGTCGATCGCCGGCATCCTGATTTTGCAGCACTCAGCCTCACAAATACCATCCTGGGGGGGTATTTTGGGTCGAGGCTGATGAGCAACCTGCGCGAAGACAAGGGGTACACTTACGGCATCTACAGCCAGATCCAGTCGCAGGAGCTGGCCACGCAGCTCACCATCAGCGCCGATGTAGGCGCCGAAGTCACAGCACAAGCCCTCGACCAGATCAGATTCGAGCTACGCAGGTTGCAACACGAAGCCGTGCCAGACCAGGAGCTTGAACTCGTAAAAAACTATCTTTCAGGATCTTACGCACAAGCACTGGATGGCGTCTTCAACCAGGCACTCAGGCTGCGCGGCCTCCTGCCTGTGGGTCTCGGACTGAACTACTACGAAAACCTCATGCATGAAATACAGCAAACCGATGCAGCCAAAGTGATGGAAATTGCCCGGAAATACCTCGATCCGGATCAAATGCTATGTGTGGTTGCAGGAAACCAGGCTGTCGATAATTAA
- a CDS encoding DUF481 domain-containing protein translates to MEKAKTFGCVILLAFALLSPNLRAQLNESDTLRFQLRWGAGGSHQTGNVEFFTLRSRAELVFAISPELRIKSQNNSLYQAFGSRRADNDLSSRNFLYFRPEAKVYPFAMVFVQRNFRRKIDQRLFAGAGFTWQAIRNPKGYLKFSASLVGEETLFADTRFSDSRYDGSRKISVWRPTLYATTSTANADQKFRLHGTAYWQPGLDKVPNNRISLELGADVSVWKGLMCNLLYVYGFEQVVPVAVRQRDGLLTFGFSYQIKSTTRP, encoded by the coding sequence ATGGAAAAGGCAAAGACATTCGGATGCGTGATCCTTCTCGCATTTGCTTTGCTCTCCCCAAACCTCAGGGCGCAGCTCAACGAGAGCGACACCCTGAGGTTTCAGCTCCGGTGGGGAGCCGGTGGCAGCCATCAAACAGGTAATGTGGAGTTTTTCACCCTGCGGAGCCGTGCCGAGCTGGTTTTTGCCATTAGCCCTGAGCTCAGGATAAAATCGCAGAACAACTCCCTTTATCAGGCTTTTGGGAGCCGCAGGGCCGATAACGATCTGAGCAGCCGCAATTTCCTGTACTTCAGACCCGAAGCAAAGGTTTATCCATTTGCCATGGTGTTTGTCCAGCGCAATTTCCGCCGAAAGATAGACCAACGCTTGTTTGCCGGGGCAGGCTTCACCTGGCAGGCCATACGCAATCCGAAAGGGTATCTGAAGTTTTCGGCCAGCCTGGTAGGCGAAGAAACCCTTTTTGCAGATACGCGCTTCTCCGATTCGCGCTACGACGGAAGCAGAAAGATCAGTGTCTGGCGTCCCACCCTGTACGCCACGACCAGCACCGCCAATGCTGACCAAAAATTCAGGCTGCATGGAACTGCTTACTGGCAACCTGGCCTGGACAAAGTTCCAAACAATCGCATTTCGCTGGAGCTTGGTGCTGATGTATCGGTTTGGAAAGGACTAATGTGCAACCTGTTATATGTATATGGTTTTGAGCAGGTTGTGCCTGTCGCTGTCAGGCAGCGCGACGGGTTGCTCACCTTTGGTTTCAGTTACCAGATAAAATCCACGACAAGACCATGA
- a CDS encoding serine hydroxymethyltransferase, with protein sequence MKRDEKIFDLIRQERERQMHGIELIASENFVSDQVLEAMGSVLTNKYAEGYPGKRYYGGCEIVDQTEQLAIDRACELFDAEYANVQPHSGAQANMAVFLACLQPGDTFMGLDLSHGGHLSHGSPVNSSGILYRPVAYTLDENTGLIDYDKMEALALKEKPKLIIAGASAYSRDWDYERMREIADQVGAILMADISHPSGLIARGLLEDPIEYCHIVTTTTHKTLRGPRGGLILMGEDFENPWGLTTPKGEIKMMSALLNSAVFPGIQGGPLEHVIASKAVAFGEALTDEYFEYILQVKKNADVMAKAFVGRGYHVVSGGTDNHLMLIDLRSKFPEITGKAAENALVKADITLNKNMVPFDSRSPFQTSGIRVGTPAITTRGLKEQHMEPIVALIDEVLTNISNEAKIQQVKTEVNRMMADFPLFAW encoded by the coding sequence ATGAAACGTGACGAAAAAATTTTCGACCTGATCCGGCAGGAGAGGGAGCGTCAGATGCATGGCATCGAGCTGATTGCATCGGAAAATTTTGTGAGCGACCAGGTGCTCGAAGCCATGGGCTCGGTGCTCACCAACAAATATGCCGAGGGTTATCCTGGCAAGCGCTACTACGGAGGCTGCGAAATTGTGGATCAGACCGAGCAGCTGGCCATCGACCGTGCCTGCGAACTGTTTGATGCCGAATATGCCAATGTTCAGCCGCACTCCGGTGCACAGGCCAATATGGCGGTATTTCTTGCCTGCCTGCAACCAGGCGATACCTTCATGGGGCTGGACCTTTCGCATGGCGGCCACCTCTCGCACGGATCGCCGGTCAATTCAAGCGGTATTCTTTACCGTCCGGTGGCCTATACACTGGACGAAAATACCGGCCTGATCGACTACGACAAGATGGAAGCGCTGGCATTGAAAGAAAAACCAAAACTGATCATCGCCGGCGCCTCGGCCTACTCACGCGACTGGGACTATGAGCGCATGCGCGAAATTGCCGACCAGGTGGGCGCCATACTCATGGCCGACATCTCGCATCCTTCGGGCCTCATTGCCCGTGGCCTGCTCGAAGACCCCATCGAATACTGCCACATCGTAACCACCACCACCCACAAAACCCTACGCGGCCCGCGCGGCGGTCTCATCCTGATGGGCGAAGATTTCGAAAATCCGTGGGGACTTACCACGCCCAAAGGCGAGATCAAGATGATGTCGGCACTGCTCAATTCGGCGGTTTTCCCCGGCATTCAGGGCGGCCCGCTCGAACATGTGATTGCCAGCAAAGCAGTGGCTTTCGGCGAAGCCCTCACCGACGAATACTTCGAATACATCCTCCAGGTGAAGAAAAATGCCGATGTCATGGCAAAAGCCTTCGTCGGCCGCGGCTATCATGTGGTTTCGGGTGGAACCGACAACCACCTGATGCTCATCGACCTCAGGTCGAAATTCCCGGAAATCACCGGTAAAGCTGCCGAAAATGCCCTGGTCAAAGCCGACATCACCCTCAATAAAAATATGGTGCCCTTCGACAGCCGTTCGCCTTTCCAGACCTCTGGTATCCGGGTAGGCACCCCTGCCATCACTACCCGCGGTTTGAAAGAACAGCACATGGAACCTATTGTGGCTCTGATCGACGAAGTGCTCACCAACATTAGCAACGAAGCCAAAATTCAACAGGTCAAAACCGAGGTCAACCGCATGATGGCCGACTTCCCGCTTTTTGCCTGGTAA
- a CDS encoding NAD(P)-binding domain-containing protein has product MKIAIIGTGNVGSALAAKWAAKGHEIRLGVRDQHDFKGKELLSLPNTSVHSVAEAVQLSDVVLLSTPATAAVEVAKSLGDTSGKIIIDAMNIVMGRGPLGFDNTTDAVLAHTASRDVVKCFNTTGANNMQNPVYGEFSLDMFVAGDSQKAKKVAIELATDAGFAACYDVGGNSMFRLMEQFAFFWINLAMFQGLGREIGFKLLRR; this is encoded by the coding sequence ATGAAGATTGCAATTATCGGAACAGGAAATGTGGGCAGTGCACTGGCAGCGAAATGGGCAGCAAAAGGCCATGAGATCCGCCTTGGGGTGCGCGACCAGCACGATTTTAAGGGCAAAGAACTCTTGTCGCTGCCTAATACCAGCGTCCACAGCGTTGCGGAAGCTGTGCAGCTTTCGGATGTAGTGCTGCTCTCGACACCTGCAACCGCAGCTGTTGAAGTGGCAAAAAGCCTGGGCGACACCTCTGGCAAAATCATCATCGACGCCATGAATATCGTCATGGGAAGGGGGCCTTTGGGATTCGACAACACCACCGATGCGGTATTGGCGCATACTGCCTCGCGCGATGTGGTAAAATGCTTCAACACCACAGGTGCAAACAACATGCAAAATCCGGTTTATGGCGAGTTTAGCCTGGACATGTTTGTGGCCGGCGACAGCCAGAAAGCAAAAAAAGTAGCTATTGAGCTTGCCACAGATGCCGGATTTGCAGCGTGCTATGATGTGGGTGGCAACAGTATGTTCCGCCTGATGGAACAGTTTGCATTCTTTTGGATCAACCTGGCCATGTTTCAGGGCCTGGGCCGTGAAATCGGGTTTAAGCTTTTGCGGAGGTAG
- a CDS encoding SDR family NAD(P)-dependent oxidoreductase, which produces MNKLIVIIGAGPGISMATAEKFASEGFKVALLARNPSRLEEMKAQLSSKGYDVVTAQADAADQESLRNALHEIRNNHGHAEVILYNAAAVSVMDILEQSWDRIKSDLDINAGGLFHLMKIVLPYCIQQNKGKIFVTGGGFALAGDDTWISLSVGKAALRNLVQAFQKKVAGSNIHIAQLTVCGYVNPSDPKYNPASIADQYWKLYLQQPDEFENEIIY; this is translated from the coding sequence ATGAATAAACTAATCGTGATCATCGGTGCCGGGCCGGGAATTAGCATGGCCACGGCAGAAAAGTTTGCAAGCGAAGGCTTTAAGGTGGCTCTCCTTGCTCGCAACCCATCCAGACTGGAGGAAATGAAAGCGCAGCTTTCGTCAAAAGGCTATGATGTGGTCACCGCGCAGGCAGATGCCGCCGATCAGGAAAGCCTCAGGAATGCGCTCCATGAAATCAGAAACAACCACGGCCATGCGGAGGTCATTCTTTACAACGCTGCGGCAGTGTCGGTGATGGACATCCTTGAACAGAGCTGGGATCGCATCAAATCAGATCTTGACATCAACGCCGGTGGATTATTCCACCTGATGAAAATTGTGCTACCCTATTGCATTCAGCAAAACAAAGGAAAGATCTTTGTGACCGGTGGCGGCTTTGCCCTTGCAGGAGACGACACATGGATTTCGCTAAGTGTAGGCAAGGCCGCACTGCGAAATCTTGTGCAGGCATTTCAGAAAAAGGTAGCCGGCAGCAACATTCATATTGCGCAGCTGACGGTATGTGGCTATGTAAATCCATCTGATCCAAAGTATAATCCAGCATCAATAGCCGATCAATACTGGAAACTTTATCTGCAGCAGCCAGATGAATTTGAAAACGAAATAATTTACTGA
- a CDS encoding insulinase family protein — MLAFETHTLPNGLQLVAHYDPHSPLFSMNIIYRVGSRDEDPERTGFAHLFEHLMFGGSLHIPRYDEPLQMAGGTNNAFTNSDFTSYYLTLPAANAETAFWLESDRMLGLAFSEKSLEVQRNVVVEEFRQNYLNQPYGDIWLLIRPLAYKVHPYRWPTIGMHPAHIEGASLEDVKSFFAKHYHPANAVMATAGNLKPDQVFALAEKWFGPIPAAPVPDRSLPAEPPQQEARHLWHQAKVPDKVIYKAWHMPARYTKDYFAGDLLSDLLGSGFSSRLFHKLVRKKMLFSEVNAFVSGDEHPGLFIVSGKIRPGVSMEAAEQAIVSEVEQLGNEAPKSEEFLKIRNRFITQHAFAMQGVAEKAQNLAESTYFGNTNLVNELDHHYLQVKARMLSDFVVRYLNPNNCNTLYYVPKQ, encoded by the coding sequence ATGCTTGCATTCGAGACCCACACATTGCCGAACGGCCTGCAGTTGGTGGCGCATTACGACCCCCATAGTCCGCTGTTTTCGATGAACATCATCTACCGTGTTGGTTCGCGCGATGAAGACCCCGAGCGCACAGGATTTGCGCATTTGTTTGAGCACCTGATGTTTGGAGGCTCGCTGCACATCCCACGTTACGACGAACCCCTTCAGATGGCCGGAGGCACCAACAATGCCTTCACCAACAGCGACTTCACCTCCTATTATCTTACCCTGCCTGCAGCCAATGCCGAAACGGCTTTCTGGCTCGAATCGGACCGCATGCTCGGGCTGGCTTTCTCCGAAAAAAGCCTGGAAGTGCAGCGCAATGTGGTGGTGGAAGAGTTCCGTCAGAATTACCTGAACCAACCCTATGGTGATATCTGGCTGCTAATCAGGCCCCTGGCCTACAAGGTGCATCCTTACCGCTGGCCCACCATCGGCATGCACCCCGCGCACATCGAGGGTGCAAGCCTGGAAGATGTCAAATCTTTCTTCGCTAAACATTACCACCCTGCCAATGCAGTTATGGCTACTGCAGGAAACCTGAAACCCGATCAGGTTTTTGCTTTGGCCGAAAAATGGTTTGGCCCCATTCCTGCAGCTCCGGTACCCGATCGCTCGCTGCCGGCCGAACCCCCGCAACAGGAAGCACGTCATCTTTGGCATCAGGCCAAGGTGCCCGACAAGGTCATCTACAAAGCCTGGCACATGCCCGCACGCTATACGAAAGATTATTTTGCCGGCGACCTGTTGTCGGACCTGCTGGGTTCGGGCTTCTCCTCCAGATTGTTTCACAAGCTGGTCAGAAAAAAAATGCTTTTCAGCGAAGTTAATGCCTTTGTCAGCGGCGACGAGCATCCCGGCCTGTTTATCGTCAGCGGCAAAATCAGACCGGGCGTTAGCATGGAGGCTGCAGAACAGGCTATTGTAAGCGAGGTGGAACAACTCGGCAACGAAGCTCCCAAAAGCGAAGAATTTCTGAAGATAAGAAACAGGTTCATCACCCAACATGCCTTTGCCATGCAGGGCGTGGCCGAAAAAGCCCAGAACCTTGCCGAAAGCACCTATTTCGGAAATACAAACCTGGTCAACGAGCTGGACCATCACTACCTTCAGGTAAAAGCCAGGATGCTCAGCGACTTTGTCGTGCGTTACCTCAATCCCAACAACTGCAACACACTTTACTATGTTCCAAAGCAGTGA